One genomic segment of Deltaproteobacteria bacterium includes these proteins:
- a CDS encoding Zn-dependent alcohol dehydrogenase, whose protein sequence is MKAAVMRAVGGPLRIEEIRIDTPGPREVLVRTAATGVCHSDLHVLEGSLPNPLPTVLGHEPAGVVEAVGSEVRHVAPGDHVIGCLSAFCGTCEYCVAGRPNLCEGEATMRRPDDPPRLAKDGERIAQFVHLSAFAERMLVHENALVRIRPDVPLDRVALIGCGVTTGLGAVFNTARVQAARTVAVIGCGGIGLSVVQGCRIAGAGRIVAVDTVAWKLELAVRLGATDGVNAADGNPVPRVVEMTSGGVDYAFEAIGLPATVRQAVRMTRKGGTIVMIGVVPAGTNVELPGADIVLREKTILGCMMGSNRFRTDMPRYVELYRSGQLRLDEMISARLPLERVNDAFEAMRHGTAARSLIVFE, encoded by the coding sequence ATGAAGGCGGCCGTCATGCGCGCGGTCGGCGGGCCCCTCCGGATCGAGGAGATCCGGATCGACACGCCGGGACCGCGCGAGGTCCTCGTCCGGACCGCCGCCACGGGCGTCTGCCACAGCGACCTCCACGTCCTCGAAGGATCGCTCCCGAACCCGCTCCCGACGGTCCTCGGCCACGAGCCCGCGGGCGTCGTCGAAGCCGTCGGGAGCGAGGTGCGACACGTGGCGCCCGGCGACCACGTGATCGGCTGCCTCTCGGCCTTCTGCGGCACGTGCGAGTACTGCGTGGCCGGGCGCCCGAATCTCTGCGAGGGCGAGGCGACGATGCGCCGCCCGGACGACCCGCCCCGTCTCGCGAAGGACGGCGAGCGGATCGCGCAGTTCGTGCATCTGAGCGCCTTCGCCGAGCGCATGTTGGTACACGAGAACGCGCTCGTCCGGATCCGTCCCGACGTCCCGCTCGACCGGGTGGCGCTGATCGGCTGCGGCGTGACGACCGGCCTCGGCGCCGTCTTCAACACGGCGCGGGTGCAGGCCGCACGGACCGTGGCGGTCATCGGCTGCGGCGGCATCGGACTTTCCGTCGTCCAGGGCTGTCGGATCGCGGGCGCCGGGCGCATCGTCGCGGTCGACACCGTCGCCTGGAAGCTCGAGCTCGCGGTGCGTCTCGGAGCCACCGACGGGGTGAACGCCGCGGACGGGAACCCCGTACCGCGCGTCGTCGAGATGACCTCGGGCGGCGTCGACTACGCCTTCGAGGCGATCGGGCTCCCGGCGACGGTCCGCCAGGCGGTGCGCATGACGCGCAAGGGCGGGACGATCGTCATGATCGGCGTCGTGCCGGCGGGCACGAACGTCGAGCTGCCGGGCGCGGACATCGTGCTCCGCGAGAAGACGATCCTCGGCTGCATGATGGGCTCGAACCGCTTCCGCACGGACATGCCCCGCTACGTCGAGCTCTATCGGAGCGGGCAGCTCCGTCTCGACGAGATGATCTCGGCCCGCCTGCCGCTCGAGCGCGTGAACGACGCCTTCGAGGCGATGCGGCACGGGACGGCGGCGCGCAGCCTGATCGTCTTCGAGTAG
- a CDS encoding type II toxin-antitoxin system Phd/YefM family antitoxin, protein MRIENIRQVKAQLNRIVGTLPDEGSVVITKNGRPCAVLMPVTEDTDLEVLALSQNKRFWTLYDRARKRAERKGWTRLQDLER, encoded by the coding sequence ATGAGGATAGAGAACATCCGCCAGGTGAAGGCGCAGCTCAATCGGATCGTTGGCACGCTGCCGGACGAAGGGTCTGTCGTCATCACGAAGAACGGCCGCCCCTGTGCCGTGCTGATGCCCGTGACCGAGGACACCGACCTCGAAGTCCTCGCGCTCTCTCAGAACAAGCGGTTCTGGACGCTCTACGACCGTGCGAGGAAGCGCGCCGAACGCAAGGGCTGGACGCGGCTGCAAGATCTGGAGCGGTGA
- a CDS encoding response regulator, which produces MTKEHGGYLLLVEDSLDQREAMQAALEIEGYHVIAVPGGQDALDHLRGAASPCLILLDLMMPGKNGPQFRAEQLEDTRLAPIPVLVVSGDGRVREKALALGIPESFTKPIDWEALLAVVAHHC; this is translated from the coding sequence ATGACCAAGGAGCATGGAGGCTACCTCCTGCTCGTTGAGGACAGTCTCGACCAGCGGGAGGCGATGCAAGCGGCGCTTGAAATCGAGGGCTACCACGTGATCGCCGTCCCCGGGGGGCAGGATGCGCTGGACCATTTGCGTGGCGCGGCGTCGCCTTGCCTGATCCTTCTCGACCTCATGATGCCTGGGAAGAACGGCCCGCAATTCAGGGCTGAGCAGCTTGAGGATACCCGGCTCGCGCCGATTCCCGTCCTTGTCGTGTCGGGCGACGGGCGGGTACGGGAGAAGGCTCTTGCACTTGGCATCCCGGAGTCCTTTACTAAGCCAATCGACTGGGAGGCGCTGCTCGCTGTGGTCGCGCACCACTGTTAG
- a CDS encoding cytoplasmic protein: MTRTSLTIGLVCLASVVVAQDPVKVDPKHYRVEFENAQVRVLHIQYGPHEKSVMHHHPAGVAVFLSDQDAKFTMPDGKTVERHGKAGQALWMAAETHLPENVGDKPLDVILVEMKGGGYGAKRHQ; this comes from the coding sequence ATGACGCGCACCTCGCTCACGATCGGACTCGTCTGCCTGGCGTCGGTGGTCGTCGCGCAGGATCCCGTGAAGGTCGATCCGAAGCACTACCGCGTGGAGTTCGAGAACGCGCAGGTGCGGGTGCTGCACATCCAGTACGGCCCGCACGAGAAGTCCGTCATGCACCACCATCCCGCCGGTGTCGCCGTCTTCCTGTCGGATCAGGATGCGAAGTTCACCATGCCGGACGGAAAGACCGTCGAGCGGCACGGGAAGGCGGGACAGGCGCTGTGGATGGCGGCAGAGACCCACCTTCCCGAGAACGTCGGCGACAAGCCGCTCGACGTGATCCTCGTCGAAATGAAGGGTGGCGGGTACGGAGCGAAGCGACACCAGTAG
- a CDS encoding methyltransferase domain-containing protein, which yields MATNPDLVRIQEQFRRQATAYEQMASVSDREALRRLVAVSRPAAGERVLDVACGPAFLTMAFAECSCEAIGVDGTDIFLGHARDEASRRGLKNVHFVLGDVERMPLADASFDVAACRAAVHHFPRPEVVVREMIRVTRPRARFLIADQVSSEDTDKAALHNEIERLCDPTHVRALSESEFELLFARLRLTVAFKGRATIDYSVAEWISHGGPPPERVAEIERKMRDAIEGDRAGLQVRVENGELRFSHTGVAFLVEKRA from the coding sequence ATGGCGACGAATCCCGACCTCGTGCGCATTCAGGAACAATTCCGCCGCCAGGCCACGGCCTACGAGCAGATGGCCTCGGTCAGCGACCGGGAAGCGCTCCGGCGGCTCGTCGCGGTCTCCCGTCCGGCGGCCGGCGAGCGGGTGCTCGACGTCGCCTGCGGGCCGGCCTTTCTCACCATGGCCTTCGCCGAATGCTCGTGCGAAGCGATCGGCGTCGACGGGACGGACATCTTCCTCGGCCACGCGCGGGATGAAGCGTCGCGACGAGGATTGAAGAACGTTCACTTCGTGCTCGGCGACGTGGAACGGATGCCGCTCGCCGACGCATCGTTCGACGTCGCGGCCTGTCGCGCCGCCGTGCACCATTTTCCGCGTCCGGAGGTCGTGGTCCGGGAGATGATCCGCGTGACCCGGCCACGCGCTCGCTTCTTGATCGCCGATCAGGTCTCCTCGGAGGACACCGACAAGGCCGCACTGCACAACGAGATCGAGCGTCTGTGCGACCCGACGCACGTGCGCGCTCTCAGTGAATCCGAGTTCGAGCTCCTGTTCGCGCGGCTCCGTCTCACCGTCGCGTTCAAGGGCCGTGCGACCATCGACTATTCGGTCGCCGAGTGGATCTCGCACGGCGGTCCGCCCCCGGAACGCGTCGCGGAAATCGAACGGAAAATGCGCGACGCGATCGAGGGAGACCGCGCGGGCCTCCAGGTTCGCGTCGAGAACGGGGAGCTCCGCTTCAGCCACACGGGGGTCGCGTTTCTCGTCGAGAAGCGCGCGTAA
- a CDS encoding cytochrome P450: protein MQETSGGPDVDLKAWRNVQDPFPVFAWLRDHDPVHWSETLNSWAVTRYDDVVDVFNRPETFASDRFRKIDERYASQRPAVRAVAEVLGRWLVFRDPPDHDRLRGLLQSSFTPRQLESTRDRVQRTVDALLDRVVARGAMDFIRELAFPLPAMIIAGLMGAPEEDLEPIKTWSDRLASYLGGAVDERDNFEEASAGVAALVDYFHALLRERERRPRDDLMSLMLRAEHEGEHLTRDEVVANCVLLLFAGHETTTNLLGNGLYHLLRHPAQAALLRADPSLLHSAVEELLRYDGPVPATVKIATEDVPWCGRTIRRGDMVVPFIASANRDPRQFPDPDTLDVRRQPERHLAFAWGIHFCLGAWLARLEARVVLDTVLRRLPHLALAPGAPRWKPMLFLRGLEALPLEWEPR from the coding sequence GTGCAGGAGACGAGCGGCGGGCCGGACGTCGACCTCAAGGCCTGGCGGAATGTCCAGGACCCGTTTCCGGTCTTCGCCTGGCTCCGGGACCACGACCCGGTGCACTGGAGCGAGACCCTCAACTCCTGGGCGGTCACGCGCTACGACGACGTCGTCGACGTCTTCAACCGCCCCGAGACCTTCGCTTCCGATCGCTTCCGCAAGATCGACGAGCGATACGCGAGCCAGCGCCCCGCGGTGCGGGCGGTCGCCGAGGTCCTGGGACGCTGGCTCGTGTTCCGGGACCCGCCGGACCACGACCGCCTGCGGGGGCTCCTCCAGAGCTCCTTCACGCCGAGGCAGCTCGAATCGACTCGCGACCGCGTCCAGCGAACCGTCGACGCGCTCCTCGACCGCGTCGTCGCCCGCGGCGCGATGGACTTCATCCGGGAGCTCGCCTTTCCCCTCCCGGCGATGATCATTGCGGGACTCATGGGCGCGCCGGAGGAGGACCTCGAGCCGATCAAGACGTGGTCCGATCGGCTCGCGTCGTACCTCGGCGGCGCGGTCGACGAGCGCGACAACTTCGAGGAGGCCAGTGCCGGCGTCGCGGCGCTGGTCGACTACTTCCATGCGCTCCTCCGCGAGCGCGAGCGCCGCCCGCGTGACGACCTGATGAGTCTCATGCTGCGCGCCGAGCACGAGGGCGAGCACCTGACCCGCGACGAGGTGGTCGCGAACTGCGTCCTCTTGTTGTTCGCGGGACACGAGACGACGACGAACCTCCTCGGGAACGGCCTCTACCATCTGCTCCGGCACCCCGCGCAGGCGGCGCTCCTGCGCGCCGACCCCTCGCTTCTCCACAGCGCCGTCGAGGAGCTTCTGCGCTACGACGGCCCGGTGCCGGCCACCGTGAAGATCGCGACCGAGGACGTCCCCTGGTGCGGTCGGACGATTCGGCGCGGCGACATGGTGGTCCCCTTCATCGCGTCGGCCAACCGCGACCCGCGGCAGTTTCCCGACCCCGACACGCTCGACGTACGCCGGCAACCCGAGCGCCACCTGGCCTTCGCCTGGGGGATCCACTTCTGCCTCGGCGCGTGGCTCGCGCGCCTCGAGGCGCGCGTCGTCCTCGACACCGTGCTCCGGCGCTTGCCGCATCTCGCGCTCGCCCCCGGGGCGCCGCGCTGGAAGCCGATGCTCTTCCTCCGCGGGCTCGAGGCGCTGCCGCTCGAGTGGGAGCCGAGATGA
- a CDS encoding dioxygenase, with product MALHRLTSITIGVPDVAATAAYYEDFGLTPTRGGRFATADGGEQLALVAAARRRLVELGVGVDDADDLERAAANLARVGERVEREASSVTTVDPGTQVRVVLRIAERLRQAAPAAPATNGPGHAGRPSARAAAVLRAGPVRPRKLGHVVLGSTDVGASERFFIEGVGFKVSDTVRGLAVFLRCSTDHHNLLIQQAPVDFLHHTSWQVDDVDEIGRGATAMLEKDPARHVWGLGRHHIGSNFFWYLKDPAGNFTEYYADLDCVLDDQLWKPGVWDGARSLFSWGPPPPPSFIAPDDLAALMASAHRAG from the coding sequence ATGGCACTCCACCGACTCACTTCGATCACGATCGGCGTCCCGGACGTCGCCGCGACGGCGGCGTACTACGAGGACTTCGGGCTCACGCCCACGCGCGGCGGCCGCTTTGCCACCGCCGACGGCGGGGAGCAGCTCGCCCTGGTCGCCGCGGCTCGACGCCGCCTCGTCGAGCTCGGCGTCGGGGTCGATGATGCAGACGACCTCGAGCGGGCCGCCGCCAACCTCGCCCGGGTGGGTGAACGCGTCGAGCGGGAGGCCTCGTCGGTCACCACGGTCGACCCGGGCACGCAGGTCCGTGTGGTGCTCCGGATCGCCGAGCGCCTCCGGCAGGCCGCGCCGGCGGCGCCGGCGACGAACGGGCCGGGTCATGCTGGCCGTCCGAGCGCCCGGGCCGCGGCGGTGCTCCGCGCGGGTCCCGTGCGGCCTCGCAAGCTGGGGCACGTCGTGCTCGGGTCGACGGACGTGGGGGCCAGCGAGCGCTTCTTCATCGAGGGAGTAGGCTTCAAGGTGAGCGACACCGTGCGGGGCCTCGCGGTCTTCCTGCGCTGCTCCACCGACCATCACAACCTCCTCATCCAGCAGGCGCCGGTGGACTTCCTGCACCACACGTCGTGGCAGGTCGACGACGTGGACGAGATCGGTCGCGGAGCGACGGCGATGCTCGAGAAGGATCCGGCGCGACACGTCTGGGGGCTCGGGCGGCACCACATCGGGTCCAACTTCTTCTGGTACCTGAAGGACCCGGCGGGAAACTTCACCGAGTACTACGCCGACCTGGACTGCGTCCTCGACGATCAGCTCTGGAAGCCGGGCGTGTGGGACGGCGCCAGGAGCCTGTTCAGCTGGGGGCCGCCGCCTCCTCCCTCGTTCATCGCCCCGGACGATCTCGCGGCCCTGATGGCCAGCGCGCACCGCGCCGGATGA